The Skermanella pratensis genome has a window encoding:
- a CDS encoding GNAT family N-acetyltransferase encodes MDPATSADLDDLLNLLNTPGVRRYLCDDTEVTREHAGVLLAGSVASWPDGLGLWTIRTHDGARLGYGGLGPVSSTAAAAAPRFAGAIEPVIALAPEHWGLGYATEALAAIVTHAFGTLALKRLVALVDEPNIASHRLVSRLGFVPGIMVAGPRHRLRTYILAPPTSGSAARKGGIAPVSRPRPTRS; translated from the coding sequence ATGGATCCGGCGACCAGTGCGGATCTGGACGATCTGCTGAACCTGCTTAACACACCCGGCGTGCGGCGCTATCTTTGCGACGATACCGAAGTGACCCGGGAACACGCCGGAGTGCTGCTGGCAGGGAGCGTTGCAAGCTGGCCCGACGGCCTGGGATTGTGGACGATCCGAACCCATGACGGTGCAAGGCTCGGATATGGGGGCCTTGGCCCCGTTTCATCGACCGCCGCCGCTGCAGCCCCCCGTTTCGCGGGCGCAATCGAACCGGTGATCGCCTTGGCACCGGAACATTGGGGACTCGGCTACGCGACCGAAGCACTCGCGGCGATCGTCACCCATGCATTCGGCACCCTGGCGCTGAAGCGGCTGGTGGCGCTGGTGGACGAACCTAACATCGCGTCCCACCGACTGGTGTCGCGACTTGGATTCGTTCCCGGCATCATGGTCGCCGGGCCGCGGCACCGCTTGAGAACATACATCCTTGCACCGCCCACTTCCGGAAGCGCCGCCCGGAAAGGCGGCATCGCGCCGGTCAGCCGCCCCCGGCCGACGCGCAGTTGA
- a CDS encoding response regulator codes for MQSLGDAGCNHRTMRRPVYAAESGAGGVERFRRALRVLIVEDEAITAMHIEDMVLQLGHGVVDSVDTEQAAVKAARRLRPDLVLMDIRLARGSDGIQAALEIRRDPGIRSIFMSAQTDALTRLRADAAEPFGYLVKPFGMDQIAEAFNCASAGGG; via the coding sequence ATGCAGAGCTTGGGCGACGCCGGTTGCAATCACCGCACGATGCGCCGACCGGTCTATGCCGCGGAATCGGGTGCCGGCGGGGTGGAGAGGTTCCGTCGCGCGCTCCGCGTCCTCATCGTCGAGGATGAGGCGATCACCGCCATGCATATCGAGGACATGGTCCTCCAGCTTGGGCATGGTGTCGTCGATAGTGTCGATACCGAACAGGCTGCCGTCAAGGCGGCGAGGCGGCTTCGCCCCGATCTCGTGCTGATGGACATCCGCCTTGCCAGGGGCTCCGACGGGATCCAGGCCGCCCTGGAGATCAGGCGCGACCCCGGCATCCGCTCCATCTTCATGAGCGCCCAGACCGACGCGCTGACCCGGCTGCGTGCCGACGCCGCCGAGCCCTTCGGGTACCTGGTGAAGCCCTTCGGGATGGATCAGATCGCGGAAGCCTTCAACTGCGCGTCGGCCGGGGGCGGCTGA
- a CDS encoding sensor histidine kinase yields the protein MSKADRDGEHQFRLLADNAPVMIWRSDLTKACDYFNKPWLEFSGRTMEEELGFGWAEGVHPEDYDRCVQIYTTSFDKRECFTMPYRLRRHDGQYRWLLDNGRPYHDADGSFAGYFGSCIDITDMKQALDDKDVLLREVHHRVRNNMQLISSLLEMQASNAQAPEARSKLQETAWRVRSIALAQEQLHEAGSFSNVDLGAYVRSLILAVADMQERIAFEVDADPIPFSLDRAVPTGLIVNELLTNSLKHAFPGDKAGTVRVEARRGDDGTVTITISDDGVGLPSTDLPDRARSLGYRLVKRLGIQAGAQISVENDCGTRHRIVLPPA from the coding sequence ATGTCGAAGGCGGACAGGGATGGCGAACACCAGTTCCGCCTGCTTGCCGATAACGCTCCGGTCATGATCTGGCGGTCGGACCTGACCAAGGCATGCGATTACTTCAACAAGCCGTGGCTGGAATTTTCGGGCCGGACCATGGAAGAGGAACTCGGATTCGGCTGGGCCGAGGGTGTCCACCCCGAGGATTACGATCGTTGCGTCCAGATCTACACGACGAGCTTCGACAAGCGCGAGTGCTTCACCATGCCGTACCGGCTCCGGCGGCACGACGGGCAGTATCGCTGGCTGCTGGACAACGGGCGCCCCTACCACGATGCCGACGGCTCGTTCGCCGGCTATTTCGGTTCCTGCATCGACATCACCGACATGAAGCAGGCGCTGGACGACAAGGACGTGCTGCTGCGCGAGGTGCATCACCGGGTGCGCAACAACATGCAGCTGATCTCAAGCCTGCTCGAAATGCAGGCCAGCAACGCCCAGGCGCCGGAAGCCAGGAGCAAGCTGCAGGAGACCGCCTGGCGTGTCCGGTCGATCGCACTGGCGCAGGAGCAGCTTCACGAAGCCGGGAGCTTCTCGAACGTCGATCTGGGAGCCTATGTCCGGTCCCTCATCCTGGCGGTGGCGGACATGCAGGAGCGAATCGCCTTCGAAGTCGATGCCGATCCCATCCCTTTCTCGCTGGACCGGGCGGTGCCCACCGGGCTGATCGTCAACGAGCTGCTGACGAACTCGCTGAAGCATGCATTCCCCGGCGACAAGGCTGGTACCGTCCGGGTCGAGGCGCGTCGGGGAGACGACGGAACGGTGACGATCACAATTTCCGACGACGGCGTCGGGCTGCCCTCGACCGACTTGCCGGATCGGGCGCGGAGCCTGGGCTACCGCCTGGTCAAGCGGCTGGGCATCCAGGCGGGAGCGCAAATCTCGGTGGAGAACGACTGCGGCACCCGCCACCGGATCGTCCTGCCCCCGGCTTGA
- a CDS encoding DUF350 domain-containing protein, producing METDFGTVLTSLGQGLPVLLLHFVVTLLLLALGVACYTAITPFNERHLVRGGNIAAGIVYGGTIIAFAIPLGATLVTSLFLLDIVIWGLIALVLQLAAFGIATLLFRDMRPMIEGGMWRRP from the coding sequence ATGGAAACCGATTTCGGCACCGTCCTCACCAGCCTTGGCCAGGGCCTGCCCGTCCTGCTGCTGCACTTCGTGGTGACCCTGCTGCTGCTGGCGCTCGGCGTCGCCTGCTACACCGCGATAACCCCGTTCAACGAGCGGCACCTCGTCCGCGGCGGCAACATCGCCGCCGGCATCGTCTATGGCGGCACCATCATAGCCTTCGCCATACCGCTGGGCGCCACGCTCGTCACCAGCCTGTTCCTGCTCGACATCGTTATCTGGGGCCTGATCGCCCTGGTGCTCCAGCTCGCCGCCTTCGGCATCGCGACCCTGCTGTTCCGCGACATGCGGCCGATGATCGAGGGGGGAATGTGGCGGCGGCCTTGA